The Fulvia fulva chromosome 11, complete sequence genome segment CAAGCTCCCACATCAACGCGACTTCTTGTTGTGAGCGCGCACGTGCCACCCGCTTCGCAACGCGCTGCGCTTTCCTTCAGTGATCCCCACAACCGCACTCTTTGGCCTGCACTTTATAAGCCCGGCTTCCCACCTGCACTTTGCCAGCCTCTCTCTTCCCTTCCATCTCTCAACAACAGCATCCATCACGACAATCAGCTCCACCACCCATCCACATCACCACTAACCACATTTCTCACCCAAACCACCCACAAACACCAAATCCATCAAAATGACTGGAGGCAAGTCCGGAGGCAAGGCCAGCGGTGCCAAGTCCAACGCGCAGTCGTAAGTCACACTTCACTGTTTACAGGTGTCTGTCTCTGGCTTCCATCGCCTTTGACGCGCTTCTTGGGTCCGAAACAACGCGTTTCTCGACCTCTACTTCCATCGGCGCAAACTGACATCATTCACAGCCGTTCATCCAAGGCCGGTCTCGCATTCCCAGTCGGTCGTGTCCACCGTCTCCTCCGCAAGGGCAACTACGCTCAGCGTGTCGGTGCTGGTAAGTCACAATCACATTCTCACTCCAATCTGACTTCATCAGCTGACTTCGATCTTCTCAGGTGCTCCCGTCTACCTCGCAGCCGTGCTCGAATACCTGGCTGCTGAGATCCTCGAGTTGGCCGGCAACGCAGCTCGTGACAACAAGAAGACCCGTATCATCCCGCGTCACTTGCAGCTCGCCATCCGAAACGACGAGGAGTTGAACAAGCTTCTGGGTCACGTCACAATCGCACAGGGTGGTGTTCTGCCAAACATTCACCAGAGTAAGCATCTCCGCCTCCAGTCTCCAGATCACATCACTGACTTGCGCTTCCAGACCTGCTCCCAAAGAAGACCACCGGCACAAAGCCAGGCAAGGGCCCGTCGCAAGAGCTTTAGATGGTTTCTTCTTTCAACTACGGCACAATGGGTTATGGCGCAGATGGGGTTGTTTCGCGATGATAATGGGCTCATCGACGGTTGGCACGAGCTCAGGTTATGGCGTGCACTGAATGTTTTCTCGTATTGCTTTGAAGCATGACTTCTGACTGATCCAGAAGCGAAAGGCTGTACATTACGCCCACACAGAGATAGCGGAA includes the following:
- a CDS encoding Histone H2A, which gives rise to MTGGKSGGKASGAKSNAQSRSSKAGLAFPVGRVHRLLRKGNYAQRVGAGAPVYLAAVLEYLAAEILELAGNAARDNKKTRIIPRHLQLAIRNDEELNKLLGHVTIAQGGVLPNIHQNLLPKKTTGTKPGKGPSQEL